The Musa acuminata AAA Group cultivar baxijiao chromosome BXJ2-2, Cavendish_Baxijiao_AAA, whole genome shotgun sequence genome has a segment encoding these proteins:
- the LOC135605981 gene encoding probable LRR receptor-like serine/threonine-protein kinase At1g51860 produces the protein MAGYSCKPVHKMRSLIFLGFLAVALQVNAQQGFVSIDCGMDGSTSYNDTVTGITYEPDAEYIDSGVNYKINKTSLETAIPVQAETLRAFPDGDRNCYTIDGIIQGDKYLIRGLFFHGNYDGLTSVAFELHLGMNFWQLVNITEPSDPIWREIITVAQDISFSVCLVNINSGTPFISALELRHIGSTDVYKDVNQTNSLVLYARVNTGDAAQDIRYPDDAYDRIWQLYITPTVWADINSSLPIQTSPGDAFQVPAVVMATAVTPADDTYLKFYFRADTGVVYYVYMHFAEFDALSQTENRTFDVLVNDELKVSSFKPEYLLSTHISLSVTSALGTEVTYNFTLNSTSGSSFPPILNAIEVYSVLPLQ, from the exons ATGGCTGGTTACTCCTGCAAGCCAGTACACAAGATGAGGTCTCTTATTTTTCTAGGTTTCTTGGCGGTAGCTCTGCAGGTTAATGCCCAACAAG GTTTTGTGAGCATAGACTGTGGCATGGATGGATCTACGAGTTACAATGATACCGTCACGGGAATCACATACGAACCAGACGCGGAATATATCGACTCGGGGGTAAACTACAAAATCAACAAGACGTCCTTAGAAACAGCTATTCCAGTGCAGGCCGAGACGCTTCGAGCCTTCCCAGATGGAGATCGCAATTGCTACACCATCGACGGAATAATCCAAGGAGATAAATACCTGATCCGAGGTTTGTTCTTTCATGGCAATTATGATGGACTGACCTCGGTTGCATTCGAACTCCATCTTGGAATGAACTTTTGGCAACTAGTGAATATTACTGAGCCATCGGATCCAATATGGAGGGAGATTATCACTGTTGCTCAGGACATTTCTTTCTCGGTGTGTTTGGTCAACATTAATTCTGGTACTCCTTTTATTTCTGCGCTTGAGTTGAGACATATTGGTAGCACAGATGTTTACAAAGATGTAAATCAGACCAACTCCCTGGTGCTATACGCTAGGGTTAATACGGGAGATGCTGCTCAAGACATAAG GTATCCCGATGATGCCTATGATCGCATCTGGCAGCTCTACATTACACCAACTGTATGGGCCGACATAAATTCCTCGCTGCCGATTCAgacgagcccaggcgatgccttcCAAGTGCCTGCTGTTGTAATGGCCACCGCCGTGACGCCGGCAGATGACACTTATTTGAAGTTCTACTTCCGAGCGGACACCGGAGTCGTCTACTACGTCTACATGCACTTCGCGGAGTTTGACGCCCTCAGCCAGACCGAGAATAGAACGTTTGATGTGCTCGTGAACGACGAACTCAAAGTGAGCAGCTTCAAACCGGAGTATCTCCTGTCAACTCATATAAGCCTGAGCGTCACGTCTGCCCTCGGGACGGAGGTCACCTACAATTTTACCTTAAACAGCACTAGTGGCTCGAGCTTTCCTCCCATCCTCAATGCGATAGAGGTCTACAGTGTCCTTCCACTGCAATAG